The window TAGAATTACGTTGTCCGTTACCTAATACGAGTATTGTCTTTTTTGTCTACTTTGATGATTTTAGTGTATATGTGATCTCATAATCCGTCCAACATCAACGGAGAGAAAATGTTGAGAtgtatatgtttttttatttgtaaaaaagACTCTTTTGGTCACATTGGAGTTTTTCATGTTTCCTCTTCTAATCATTATGCTGATATTTTCACAAAAGAGTTACTCCTTTCGTCGTTCCCCTCTTTTCGGTCTAGTTAGAGCTTTCAACCTTCTACCACTTTACCACTTTGACTACAAGGGTATATTAGGAACaaaatattatcaaaaaattaaatattttaatatcccATAGTTTGATTATGTCAATATAGTATTagatgataatgaaaaattaaaaactaaaactttttaataataaagtttcattaccatgagaataacatagtatttttcataaaaatttatgcTATAactcatttccattaccactatGTAATACGAAACAAGTCCCTAGTACTTCGTAGTTACATAATCAAGTCAAGTATGACTTTATTGATAATAGTACGTAGATTCATATGCAATAATAATGAAGCATACCAAACATATATCATTAGgaaaataattaagataaattttgtaaataaatattaatctaCAAgattttatcttaattattttcCCAATATATACTCTATCCGTCCTTTTGATTTTGCatcagaaatttaaaatatgtgagAGTTTTTTGAATCTTATAGTGCAAACTCAAACGTACACATagaatacgtctaaatatttttttattaagctTAGGTATGGCTTAGTAATTAGGCTTAGTTATTGGAAAGTTGGATGCATATTCCACCACCATTATTGTGTTGCAAATTGTAATAGAGGCTTGAAGTCATGGAGATTGAGCTGCTTGTTGAAATCCTGATAAACCAATACTTGATATTTGCCTAACTTCACACTTATCACTGATCCATTATCATGTCTATAAGATGCCTCCAGATCTATGCGATATATCACACCAGCATTCAATTGTTGTTCTGCTTTTATAGCCTTCAAGTACTTCATGGATCTTCCCTGCATTTTTTTATATCAACTGGAACGACTTAAATATTATTATGGTTTAAGGCGcaattaattcaaattaatagtGCAAGTAATAAGATGAAAATGcaataaataagtttttattcATCCTAATAATCCCATTTGATGACCGGGCATATTTACCGATGCaataattctattattaatatctctaattgtacataattgaaaattgtaaaaagttgatattgatagtctttacattgagacgaatcaaataagatcccactttactatgttataacttatagattaagaataaaatacaatcctacttgactatgttataacttataaattaaaaatataataaaagttaagagtgattgatgaacaatgccaaaagtcaaatgagactattAGGGTGAATAGGAGGGTGTAAATAATAAAGGGAGTGTTTGACAAATGGCTTTTTACTTAGCATTTTAgttgacttttggcttttggTTTTTGGCTTGTTGATTGGTCAAACAACCGAAAAAAGTGTTTGATAATTAGCTTTTAAGCCAACTGAAAAGCTGGcctttaagccaaaataaaaaagctactcTAGTTAGCTGTTTTAGATGACTTTTGGCTCATTGACccatttttctctaataaacaaccaacatctaatacctaaatttaccaaacatctccataaaTAGCTAGCTTAAAGACCAATAAAAATAACCAACATTTTCAATTGgtcaaacaaatcaactaaaaagCCATCAACCAATTGCGAACAACCAATTACCAAACATATAATAAAAGATTTACCAATTGGCTATGTCCTCCTATTGGGGCTGGGGCTGGGGCTAGGGCTAGAGCTAGGATTATAAATTATGTTTCAAGAATAGAGCTTAGATGCTCACTATTGAAAGGGCACACCCTAGCTTGTGTATATGCTTTAGCCTATATAACTTGGAAAATAAGATTAATAACTAATTAACCAATACTTCTTATTTAGTATGCTAAAAAAAATAGACGAATGATATTCATAgccataacaataaaaatatatatcgaTGTTTATATAACAAACTTAGGCAAATTATACATTATAACTCTATGAAATATCCattattttagttatatattaataataattattatatcacTTTATCATAAGAGTGactagtttttttaattaatgtgaAAACTATTTAGATTAAAAACATGTCCTTATAAATTTCATAAACTACCAattataatacttttttttggAATTAACATAGAATAAAGGGTAAGAGCTTACATGTTCATTGTTATACTTGCTAATAGCCCAAGAAGCAATTTCTTGGATTTTTGGACTGCTTGGGTCAACAGGCACAAAGCCTCCATACCTCAACTTCTGTCCATAATAATTCATTCTTATTATTTcttcagattttttttattttgcaaacaTAAATTTGTATATTTGTGTGGATTTATgttttatgtgttgttgtacACTCATATTTTATAGGATAGGAATTGGGAATCAacaattttattctttttatcttCAGCCTAATTAAAGTGGTTTAGTGAATTTTTTATTGTCTCCTTgactatttttgttaatttgtttgattcttagtttttattttttttttattattttgagaatACACGTGGTAGAAAAATTGTTGGATTCTTATCAAGATCAACTATGAGTGTATGTTTGTTCCTACACAAACTCTTAAAACGTTATCAcggtaaaataatttttaatggagttaaataatcaaagtaaaattgacactttaaatataaaaatgatattCTAACACAAAATTTGCTCTTGTCCCTAAGATATAACATGAGACTTAAGGTGAGACTTACGGGTTCAGAAATGGCCTCTTCTTCCAATGATTCATCCTCAAGAACTTCCTCCATATACAATTCGTCATCGTGAAAAAATGAGTAAATTAAGCTCCTGCTTCTTACACACGTGACCTAAATGCCATTTTTCATCACATTTAAAGCATAGGCCACGCTCTTGTTTCTCCTGAAACTCCCGATCGGACAAACGACAAATATTGGGTTTTTTGGTGGGTGGATTTGTGTTTGGGTTTGAGGTGGAAGGGATATTGATGTTGGGATGGTAGTTTGAATGTGGTGGGTTTGAGAGTAGTGAGAGTTTTTATAAGATTGTATGCGGACAATTTGGTTAGAGGTCCTTGTTAGAATTAATATGCGGAAGTTAGTGGGTTATTGTTGCAAGTTAGAGGAGGAGTAAAGATGAGTTGGACAATATTTTTGAATTGTTAAGTGAATATAGCTTACATTACTTCATTTTTCCGAAGTACAAGAAGTGGCTATTTATAGCCTTGGTAAGTCTCCTAGTTTCTAGGCTATTCTAGCTAAGCTTAGAGTGTTatacactttctagcatattataTTCATATCTAGATAATTCTTGAGATTATTCTAGGTTGCTAATTCTAGATTTTTCCTAAGATTTTTACTAACAATATTCTAGAAACATGTTCTACAAGTTTCTTGTTTAGATTTTTTacatagatttttctagattaacatctaatactcccccttaatctgaaaaatcttgaatTCCAAGCTGTCTTCTAAATTCGATGAACTTTTCCGTTGGAAGTGCCTTGGTAAATATGTCTGCGAGTTGCTCCCCTGTCTTGCAGAATTGTAGCTCGATCTCTTGTTTTTCGACCAATTCTCGAATGAAGTGGTGTCGTATCTCAATATGCTTTGTGCGACTATGGAAGACTGAATTCTTTGTCATGACTATTGCTGACATATTGTCACAGCTGACATATTGTCACAATAGATGGTAGTTGCATCTTCAATCTTTTGTTGTAGATCTTTTAGGATTCTTCTTAGCCATACTGCTTCACATGCCGCGCTTGTAGCTGATACGTATTCTGCTTCTGATGATGATAGTGCTACCGTAGCTTGTTTCTTTGATGACCATGAGATAGACTTGGACCCTAGCTGGAACACGTATCCACTCGTACTTCTTCGATCATCGATGCTTCCTGCCCAGTCACTATCCGTGTAGCCTATGAGCTTGTAGTCTGCTTCGGACTCGTACATTatcccatagctttttgttccTTTGATATACCTGAGTATCCTCTTGGTTGCTGCTAAGTGAGCTTTGCTTGGCTCACTCATAAACCTTGAGATGATGTTGACTGCATGAATGATGTCTGGTCTTGTGTTTGTGAGATAGATGAGAGATCCGACCATGCTACGATAGAGCGATGCGTCTACTTTCTCCTTTCCATCATATTTGGAAAGTTTCTCATTCGTACCCATTGGTGTCGTCATTGGCTTGCAATCACTCATGTTGAAATTTTTGAGCATATCTTCAACATATTTCTCCTGTGAGAGAAAAATTCTTCCTGGACCTTGCTTAACTTGcatgccaaggaagtatttcatagCTCCAAGGTCGGTCATCTCATATTCCGACATCATTGCTTTCTTGAAATCTTCGATCATTTTTGAGTTAGTGCCCATGTAAATAAGATCGTCTACATATAGGCACAAGATGAGAAAATCATGTGACTCTTGTGTCTTGATGTAAAGTGATGGCTCACTTGGGCTTTTTGTAAACCCATTTTGAATAAGATAGCCATCAATATTGCTATTCCATGCACGAGGAGCCTGCTTGAGCCCATAAAGGGCCTTTCGAAGGCGATACACCTTTTCTTCCTTGCCTTCGATTACATATCCTTGCGGTTGatcaacatatacttcttcttttAACTCGCCATTAAGAAAAGCAGATTTGACATCTTATTGAAAAACTTGTAATTTAAGTTGAGCTGCGAGTGCAAGGACTGACCTGATCGTCTCCATTCGAACAACTGGAGCATATGTCTCATTGAAATCAACTCCGGGTTGTTGTGAATAGCCTTTTGCAACTAGGCGAGCCTTGTACTTTTGAATGGAGCCATCTTCATTGTATTTGATCTTATAGACCCATTTGAGGCCTATTATTTCTTTGTCTCGAGGCTTGTCAACAAGCTCCCATGTGCGGTTTTTCTCGATCATCTTGATTTCTTCATTCATGGCGTCAATCCATTCCTCTTCTTGTGCTGCCTCTTGGAAGCCTTGTGGTTCGTTGGCAATGAGAGCCATGATAGCATGATTACACTGATATTTATCCAAGTAGGCTGGAGGACGTCTGGGTCTTTGTGATCGTCGAACTTCTTGTGTTGGACTTGATTCTGGTGTTGGACTCGAGCTTAATGGTGATCTAGGGCTGCTTGGTGGTGATCTTGGGCTGTTTGGTGTTGATCTTAGCCTGCTTGTGCCTTCGCCTTGGTCTGGGCTTGGAGGTGGAATGACTGACACTGGAACTTTTGGATTGTGAACTTCTGGATTGCTCTTGTTCCATTGCCACTGTGCTCCTTCATTGAATATAACATCTCTGGAGATGATCAACTCCTTGGATTCGGGCTGATAGAGACGATATCCTTTAGACTTGTCACTGCATCCAACGAAGATACATTTTTCTCCTTTTCCGTCTAGCTTATCCCGATTCTCCTTCGGGACGTGGGCATATGCAATGCACCCGGAAACTTTGAGGTGCTCAACCCTTGGCTTtcttttgtgccaagtttcatacggCGTCATGCTTCTTACCGCTTTTGTGGGAGACCTGTTAAGTATGTAAATAGCTATGTGGacagcttctgcccaaaaatgttTAGGCAGATTTTTTCCTTGCATCATACTCTGAGCCATTTCAGCAATTGTCCTGTTTCTTCTTtctgcaacaccattttgtgGTGGTGTGCGTCTGACTGTGAGCTCCTTTTTGATGCCGTGTTGTTTACAGAATTTGTTGAATTCATTGCTTGTGAATTCTCCCCCACGATCGGTTCTTAGAACCTTTATTGAATGCCCATTTTGTTTTTCTGTGAGGGCTTTAAATTGCATGAAGTGGGATAAtgcttctgattttttctccaaGAAATACACCCACATCATGCGTGAAAAATCATCCAcaatcaacaaaaagtatccttTTCCGCCAAGAGACGGATTCCTAGTAGGACCCCATATATCAGCATGGACAAGCTCTAATGGAGCTTTAGCCCTCCAAGATGAGGTTGGGTGATCTACGCATTTTGCCATAGATACAACCCtcataaattttcttttcattagtgATTGGTGGTAGCCCAATCaccatttctctattttttaacagttttaaactgtcaaaatttaaatgtcCGAATCTCAAATGCCACAATGCGGATTCATTCACCATTGTACTTAGGGCAGTATTAGACTCCAATTGCATTTTAagtggaaaaattttatttggagCCATTTTAGTGGTAGTGATTAATTGCCCCTTTTTCTTATCATATATATGGCAttgattattatcaaattttaccaTATAGCCTTTTTGGACTAACTGACCCACACTTAACAAATTTTGTGCTAGCCCAGGGACATAAAAGACGTCGGGGATGAATTTAGAGgagccattttttgttttaacaacaATTGTTCCCTTTCCGAAAACTTCCTGATTACTCCCATCACCAAGagttatttgtgattttatattttcatcaagAGTGATAAAGAAATTTTTATTTCCGGTCATGTGGTTAGAACAACCACTATCAATGTACCATGTGTCATTTTGCTCTTCTTGAGCATTTAAACAAGTATAAAATAATTGATCATTAGagttattattttctataaaattgGACTCTTCTTTTTGCCGGAAATAACAATCTTTTTCAAAATGAGAGTGTCGTGTACATCTTTTACATTTGTACTGACAGTCTCTTGTGTTATGGCCATTTTTCTTACACAATATGCAAAAAGAGTTATTATCTCGGCTCCCTTGGTTTTTATAATTTCCTCTTCCCCGACCAcggttattaaaatttttcttttttggttgaaaattattttcattgcaatttttattttctccattagaaaattttaatttagcctGAAAGGCTTGTTCTACCGACTGCTCATCAAATCTACGCATTCTTTCTTCATGAGCCAATAGAGAGCCCGTTAGCTCAGTCATGTTGAGCAATCTTAAATCTTTATTAGACTCTTCTATAGCAGCCACTATgtgattgaatttttttgtaaGAGTTCGTAGTATTTTTCGGATTATTTTAACATCTTCAATTGTGTCTCCATTTGATCGAATTTGATTAACAATACTTGAGACTCGATCAACATAGGATTGAATTGATTCATTATCTGTCATTTGTAAGCTATCAAATTGACCCCACAAAGATTGAAGTTTAAAGAGTATTACCTTTTCCGAGCCTCTATATTTTGTCTCCAGGATACTCCACGCCTCCTTTGCCGTTGTAGCGGCCATGATCGTAGGTAGTATTGTTTCATCTATCCCACGATAAATTATGGAAAGGGCATAATGATCCCttcttatgttttgtttatATTGGCCTCTCTTTGAGGCATCCCAAGAAGCCTCTTCATTGGCATCTTTGGGTTTCTCGTAGCCATCTTCAATAATTTCCCAAATATCTTGGGTGATGAAGATTGATTTCATTTGCATACTCCATTGATCAAATTTCTTCCCTTTAAATATAGGTATCCAATTAACTTGGGGATTAAaaatgtttgtgtttgtgtttgagttTGTAGAGGAGAccattctatattttttttttgtggagtTAATATAATGTTGATATGACGGTTAGAAGATGGATGATAAAAAGTGGAGGCTTTGGATTAAATTggctcttgataccaaatgtTAGAATTAATATGCGGAAGTTAGTGGGTTATTGTTGCAAGTTAGGAGAGGAGTAAAGATGAGAATATTAGAtgttaatctagaaaaatctatgtAAAAAATCTAAACAAGAAACTTGTAGAACATGTTTCTAGAATATTGTTAGTAAAAATCTTAGGAAAATCTAAAATTAGCAACCTAGATTAATCTCAAGAATTATCTAGATATGAAtataatatgctagaaagtgtatAACACTCTAAGCTTAGCTAAAATAGCCTAGAAACTAGGAGACTTTCCAAGGCTATAAATAACCACTTCTTGTACTTTGGAAAAATGAAGTAATGTAAGCTATATTCACTAACTTCCGCATATTAATGAATCTATTCCCAATCTATggccaaattaaaaaaaaattcccactttccttaaaatgggaaagtatttccaagtttaccgtccacgtaggattgctttgagaattttttttttttttttttttttaataaaaccgctacatgaaatggcggttttattCATGCATCTGAAGTAAAACGCCatctgagatggcggtttggttaagtgaatttttttttttaaaaaaaaaaaaaattaatatgtggagtaaaccgccacttgaagtggcggtttggtatcAATACAAAACAGCAGCTTCCTTCGACATTTTTCACAATTCATTTTGCTCTTCTTGCTTCTTGCCggtataaccctaaaaaaaaaatttcttcactctcatttactttaaatttacaATTACTCTCATTCcactaaactaatcaactacattcccatcttctccttgtgtactagtttattttcatcctcatttaaggtatgaataaaaccctaatttttgttcaatatgcaaattgtttattttgttcattattgttttgaattgaagttataaaaacgttaaatgtttgttacattctattgttttcatgatttatgcttacgttttacacatttgtagttgaattttaggatttgttttgtatgcatataaagtgtttgataaaatgcttcaatgaaagtttattactttgtagggttagtttaatggtttttgtatatattcatgctatttttagctactAGGGGTGAAATGAACTTTCTAACAAGTGTTGtaataccttaatatcacaaattcttgtattcaaatttacacttcccttactcacattgaacaattaagtgtatgtgaaatcaaatgaaaaatatgtttgtACTTGCAGAATAtagatcattatcccgttatagtgtattggggtggggaagtaagttatactggatccgatgttggatataatggaggattaaatacagtgatgtttatccatcgtcaaaatacgacttttgaggtgtttgttagcaaagtgtatgatgtaattggttgtgatcgcaactcttatatgttaaaaatggagatgaaatacccggtgactgggaaaaatgtgttagtccctatgaagaatgatgaaagcataagtgctcttgcttatgcggcatcacaagcccctggaacggcaatggaggtttatgttgaattggttgcaaatttggataatgcgagggaagtcatgactagcatggaacttccagaatcaggtcctagtgtacgccatgatacattcacagaaatgttaagtaacccgAATTACGTTAGtgagcacttggatgagtttacctctccaactcattcacgtggcattggtggtggtgtaatgaacaccttttccacgagtcacttgggtaggcttaatgcgaacgaggttgactctttagatcaggaggatgagcatattgattctgattcagaagaggatgatgaaagaagagaagctctagatgcagcgattagagatggtgctccatctcaagattggcttagaattgatgaggttgatcaaagattgattgatgcatggatgacctggaacgatgacaactccatg of the Amaranthus tricolor cultivar Red isolate AtriRed21 chromosome 6, ASM2621246v1, whole genome shotgun sequence genome contains:
- the LOC130815369 gene encoding multicystatin-like, with product MNYYGQKLRYGGFVPVDPSSPKIQEIASWAISKYNNEHGRSMKYLKAIKAEQQLNAGVIYRIDLEASYRHDNGSVISVKLGKYQVLVYQDFNKQLNLHDFKPLLQFATQ
- the LOC130815716 gene encoding uncharacterized protein LOC130815716, yielding MKSIFITQDIWEIIEDGYEKPKDANEEASWDASKRGQYKQNIRRDHYALSIIYRGIDETILPTIMAATTAKEAWSILETKYRGSEKVILFKLQSLWGQFDSLQMTDNESIQSYVDRVSSIVNQIRSNGDTIEDVKIIRKILRTLTKKFNHIVAAIEESNKDLRLLNMTELTGSLLAHEERMRRFDEQSKNGHNTRDCQYKCKRCTRHSHFEKDCYFRQKEESNFIENNNSNDQLFYTCLNAQEEQNDTWYIDSGCSNHMTGNKNFFITLDENIKSQITLGDGSNQEVFGKGTIVVKTKNGSSKFIPDVFYVPGLAQNLLSVGQLVQKGYMFKTVKK